One Vibrio taketomensis DNA window includes the following coding sequences:
- the pnp gene encoding polyribonucleotide nucleotidyltransferase — protein MFEKPVVKTFQYGNHTVTLETGVIARQATAAVMVTMDDTAVFVSVVGKKEAVAGQDFFPLTVNYQERTYAAGKIPGGFFKREGRPSEGETLTARLIDRPIRPLFPEGFTNEVQVIATVVSVNPDVQPDIPTMIGTSAALAISGIPFNGPIGAARVGHIDGQLVLNPSNTELATSRLDLVVAGTESAVLMVESEADNLTEEEMLAAVVFGHDQQQAVITAINEFKAEVATPAWNWVAPEANTALNEKVADLAEAKLVEAYQITEKMARYDRIHEIAGEVNEAILAEDPEADAKEIHTIFHDLEKTVVRRSIIAGNPRIDGREKDMVRALDVRTGVLPRTHGSALFTRGETQALVTATLGTQRDAQIIDELTGEKKDYFLLHYNFPPYCVGETGFVGSPKRREIGHGKLAKRGIAAVMPSIDEFPYTVRVVSEITESNGSSSMASVCGTSLALMDAGVPIKSSVAGIAMGLVKEGDDFVVLSDILGDEDHLGDMDFKVAGTHTGITALQMDIKIEGITKEIMQIALNQAQGARKHILSVMDQAISGAREDISEFAPRIHTMKISADKIKDVIGKGGAVIRALTEETGTTIEIEDDGTIKIAATEGAAAKEAIRRIEEITAEVEVGRIYTGKVARLADFGAFVTILPGKDGLVHISQISDKRVEKVSDYLAEGQEVQVKVLEIDRQGRVRLSMKEAVEKTEEAAEKPAADAE, from the coding sequence ATGTTCGAAAAACCAGTTGTTAAAACGTTCCAGTACGGTAACCACACGGTTACTCTAGAAACTGGCGTTATCGCACGTCAAGCTACTGCAGCTGTAATGGTAACTATGGATGATACTGCGGTATTCGTTTCTGTAGTTGGTAAGAAAGAAGCGGTTGCAGGTCAAGACTTCTTCCCGCTAACAGTAAACTACCAAGAGCGTACTTACGCTGCAGGTAAAATCCCTGGTGGCTTCTTCAAGCGTGAAGGTCGTCCTTCTGAAGGTGAAACACTAACGGCTCGTTTAATCGACCGTCCTATTCGTCCTCTATTCCCAGAGGGTTTCACTAACGAAGTACAAGTTATTGCAACTGTAGTTTCTGTTAACCCAGACGTGCAACCAGATATCCCAACAATGATTGGTACCTCTGCAGCACTAGCTATCTCTGGTATTCCGTTCAACGGTCCTATCGGTGCAGCACGCGTTGGTCATATCGATGGTCAACTAGTACTGAACCCAAGCAACACTGAGCTAGCAACATCTCGCCTAGATCTAGTGGTTGCAGGTACTGAATCTGCAGTACTAATGGTTGAATCAGAAGCTGACAACCTAACTGAAGAAGAAATGCTAGCAGCGGTTGTGTTTGGTCACGACCAACAACAAGCTGTTATCACTGCAATTAACGAGTTTAAAGCTGAAGTTGCGACTCCAGCGTGGAACTGGGTTGCTCCAGAAGCAAACACAGCGCTTAACGAGAAAGTGGCAGATCTAGCAGAAGCTAAACTAGTTGAAGCTTACCAAATCACTGAGAAGATGGCTCGTTACGACCGCATCCACGAGATCGCAGGTGAAGTTAACGAAGCGATTCTTGCTGAAGATCCAGAAGCGGATGCAAAAGAAATTCACACTATCTTCCACGATCTAGAGAAGACAGTTGTACGTCGCAGCATCATCGCTGGTAACCCACGTATCGATGGTCGTGAAAAAGACATGGTTCGTGCTCTAGATGTACGTACTGGTGTTCTTCCACGTACTCACGGTAGTGCACTATTTACTCGTGGTGAGACTCAGGCGCTAGTAACAGCGACTCTTGGTACTCAACGTGATGCTCAAATCATCGACGAGCTAACTGGTGAGAAGAAAGATTACTTCCTACTACACTACAACTTCCCTCCATACTGTGTAGGCGAAACTGGTTTTGTAGGTTCTCCTAAGCGTCGTGAAATCGGCCACGGTAAACTAGCGAAGCGTGGTATTGCTGCAGTAATGCCATCAATCGATGAGTTCCCATACACTGTACGTGTAGTATCAGAAATCACTGAATCTAACGGTTCATCTTCAATGGCTTCTGTATGTGGTACTTCTCTAGCGCTTATGGATGCTGGTGTGCCAATCAAGTCTTCTGTTGCGGGTATCGCAATGGGTCTTGTTAAAGAAGGCGACGACTTTGTTGTTCTTTCTGACATCCTTGGTGACGAAGACCACCTAGGTGATATGGACTTTAAAGTAGCAGGTACTCACACTGGTATCACTGCACTTCAAATGGACATCAAGATCGAAGGTATCACTAAAGAGATCATGCAAATTGCGCTTAACCAAGCTCAAGGCGCACGTAAGCACATCCTATCTGTAATGGATCAAGCAATCTCTGGTGCTCGTGAAGATATCTCTGAATTTGCTCCGCGTATTCACACAATGAAGATCAGCGCAGACAAGATCAAAGACGTTATCGGTAAAGGTGGTGCGGTAATCCGTGCTCTTACTGAAGAAACGGGTACAACGATCGAAATCGAAGATGACGGCACAATCAAGATTGCAGCAACTGAAGGTGCAGCAGCGAAAGAAGCTATCCGTCGTATCGAAGAGATCACTGCTGAAGTTGAAGTAGGTCGTATCTACACTGGTAAAGTTGCACGTCTAGCTGATTTCGGTGCATTCGTAACGATTCTTCCAGGTAAAGATGGTCTAGTACACATTTCTCAAATCTCTGATAAGCGTGTTGAGAAAGTGTCAGACTACCTAGCAGAAGGCCAAGAAGTTCAAGTTAAAGTACTTGAAATCGACCGCCAAGGCCGTGTACGTCTAAGCATGAAAGAAGCAGTTGAAAAAACTGAAGAAGCCGCTGAAAAACCAGCAGCTGACGCAGAGTAA
- a CDS encoding bifunctional metallophosphatase/5'-nucleotidase encodes MAGSFSANAEVKEITLLHTNDIESVYEPVDAFWNPDITRIGGIPYLASLIKDVRAEEETSFLFDAGDIFTGSLSKKTQGKLAFDLYSAMGYDAITLGNHEFEYGWKTLKETMPRAAYPVLNANIKFEQNDAPFAQPYTIVERDGVRIGVVGVMGIDAFYNTMWKGNRKGLTIDDPIAVTQFWVDKIHDEVDMVVVLTHQNKTAPMQTDKEADPEVQRGFDEDYAMAGKLKNVDVIFGGHSDHGLWKPVVHPETGTVVGLTFGQGKYLGYTKFEVDTNSNSVKFLNGKLIPVEADKLTRDEKTGALVDQARQQYPELNQTIATIDDTAFRRYYRESNIGNLVADMMRDAGKADIAMMSSGSIRVDLNQGDVTLENVMNVFPFTDKLAVVSINGKQVKQLLEYSYTLPYGLAQFSGIEATYDSTKPENQRLISLKINGEAVDDNRQYSVATYSYAASGGDGYHVFAEGKALSQGEPVMQVLIEQFEQRKNITVPKLGRQVDISRQE; translated from the coding sequence ATGGCTGGCTCTTTTAGCGCAAATGCTGAAGTAAAAGAGATCACACTACTCCATACCAATGATATTGAAAGTGTTTACGAACCTGTTGACGCTTTCTGGAACCCAGATATTACTCGCATTGGTGGTATCCCTTACCTTGCTTCACTGATTAAAGACGTTCGAGCGGAGGAGGAAACGAGCTTCCTGTTTGATGCTGGTGATATCTTTACAGGCTCTCTATCAAAGAAGACTCAAGGTAAATTGGCGTTCGACCTATATAGCGCTATGGGCTATGACGCGATCACTTTAGGCAACCATGAATTTGAATACGGCTGGAAAACGCTAAAAGAAACCATGCCACGCGCAGCCTACCCAGTGCTCAATGCCAATATCAAATTTGAGCAAAACGATGCACCATTTGCCCAGCCATACACTATCGTTGAGCGCGATGGTGTGCGTATCGGTGTGGTTGGCGTGATGGGCATCGATGCCTTCTACAACACGATGTGGAAAGGTAACCGTAAGGGTTTGACTATCGATGATCCTATTGCTGTTACTCAGTTCTGGGTGGATAAAATCCATGATGAAGTCGACATGGTCGTGGTACTGACCCACCAAAACAAAACAGCACCAATGCAAACGGACAAAGAAGCCGATCCGGAAGTACAACGCGGTTTTGATGAAGACTACGCAATGGCAGGCAAACTAAAGAACGTGGATGTCATCTTTGGTGGTCACTCAGATCACGGATTGTGGAAACCCGTTGTGCACCCGGAAACAGGTACTGTGGTTGGCCTAACGTTTGGTCAAGGAAAATACCTCGGTTATACCAAGTTTGAAGTCGATACTAACAGCAACTCAGTTAAATTCCTCAACGGTAAACTGATTCCGGTTGAAGCTGACAAACTGACTCGTGATGAGAAAACAGGTGCGCTTGTTGATCAGGCTCGTCAGCAATACCCAGAGTTAAACCAAACTATCGCGACTATTGATGATACTGCTTTCCGTCGTTACTACCGCGAATCAAATATCGGCAACTTAGTCGCCGACATGATGCGCGATGCAGGTAAAGCGGATATCGCCATGATGAGCTCTGGTAGTATTCGCGTCGATTTAAACCAAGGTGATGTCACTTTGGAAAATGTAATGAACGTGTTCCCGTTTACCGATAAACTTGCCGTGGTTTCAATCAACGGCAAGCAAGTGAAACAGTTATTGGAATACAGCTACACCTTGCCATATGGTTTGGCACAATTCTCAGGCATCGAAGCAACATACGACAGCACAAAACCAGAAAACCAACGCTTAATCAGCCTGAAAATTAACGGTGAAGCTGTTGATGACAATCGCCAATACAGCGTTGCTACCTATTCTTACGCAGCGAGCGGCGGCGACGGCTACCACGTCTTTGCAGAAGGTAAAGCGTTGTCGCAAGGTGAACCTGTCATGCAAGTGTTGATTGAACAATTTGAACAGCGTAAGAACATCACAGTGCCAAAACTTGGTCGCCAAGTCGATATCAGCCGCCAAGAATAA
- a CDS encoding MATE family efflux transporter, whose amino-acid sequence MQVSIYKQFWRYAIPTVAAMLVNGLYQVVDGIFIGRYVGAEGLAGINVAWPVIGSILGIGMLVGVGTGALASIKQGEGNQQGARATLATGLLLLAVLAPIVSFVLYNFADSFLLWQGAEGRVLALGSQYLHILIFACVFSLGSIAAPFLLRNDDSPNLATLLMVIGALVNIVLDYVFIAHLGWELKGAAIATALAQMVVTTLGVAYFFSSKAKMRLRVSDLRLQFNEVPQIAAIGVSSFFMYAYGSMMVALHNSLFADYGSSVLIGAYAILGYIVTVYYLVVEGIANGMQPLVSYNHGARNQDNIRKLLGVAMGSAVLGGLAFVILLNIFPREFVSVFNSTDAKLMDNAVIGIRLHMFAMFLDGFLVVAGAYYQSINKGSKAMFVTVGNMVIQLPFLFIMPKLMGVPGIWIAYPLSNVALSLVVAWMLWRDVKRMILPPTQPMTLAH is encoded by the coding sequence ATGCAAGTATCTATTTATAAACAGTTTTGGCGTTATGCTATTCCAACGGTAGCTGCAATGTTAGTGAATGGCCTCTATCAGGTGGTCGATGGCATTTTTATTGGTCGCTATGTCGGTGCTGAAGGTCTAGCGGGCATTAACGTTGCGTGGCCAGTGATTGGCTCGATTCTTGGTATTGGTATGCTGGTGGGTGTGGGCACAGGCGCATTGGCTTCGATTAAGCAAGGTGAGGGCAATCAGCAAGGCGCACGAGCAACGTTAGCGACAGGATTACTATTGCTCGCTGTTTTAGCACCCATTGTGTCATTTGTTCTGTATAACTTTGCCGACAGCTTCTTGTTGTGGCAAGGCGCAGAAGGGCGAGTCTTAGCGTTGGGTTCGCAATATCTGCATATTTTGATTTTTGCCTGTGTATTTTCATTGGGGTCCATTGCGGCACCATTTTTATTGCGTAATGACGATAGCCCGAATCTAGCCACACTTTTAATGGTCATTGGCGCGCTGGTGAACATTGTTCTCGATTATGTGTTTATCGCACACCTTGGTTGGGAACTAAAAGGTGCGGCGATCGCAACGGCTCTGGCACAGATGGTCGTGACGACTCTCGGGGTTGCTTACTTCTTCTCAAGCAAAGCGAAGATGCGTCTGCGTGTGAGCGACTTGCGCTTGCAGTTTAATGAAGTACCACAGATTGCGGCGATTGGTGTTTCAAGCTTCTTTATGTATGCCTACGGTTCGATGATGGTTGCATTGCACAACAGTCTGTTTGCCGATTACGGTAGTTCAGTATTGATTGGAGCCTATGCCATTCTGGGTTACATCGTGACCGTTTACTACTTAGTCGTAGAAGGGATCGCGAATGGCATGCAACCGCTAGTGAGCTATAACCACGGTGCGCGTAACCAAGATAATATTCGCAAGCTATTAGGCGTGGCGATGGGCAGTGCGGTGCTTGGCGGCTTAGCGTTTGTCATCTTGCTCAATATCTTCCCACGCGAGTTTGTCTCGGTATTTAACTCAACCGATGCCAAATTAATGGATAACGCCGTGATTGGTATTCGCCTGCATATGTTTGCGATGTTCTTAGATGGTTTCTTGGTGGTGGCAGGCGCTTACTATCAATCAATTAATAAGGGCAGCAAAGCAATGTTCGTTACCGTAGGGAACATGGTGATCCAATTGCCATTTTTGTTCATTATGCCAAAGCTGATGGGTGTTCCGGGGATCTGGATTGCTTACCCGCTGTCGAACGTGGCGTTGAGCTTAGTGGTAGCATGGATGTTATGGCGTGATGTGAAACGTATGATTTTGCCGCCAACTCAGCCAATGACATTGGCACACTAA
- the nlpI gene encoding lipoprotein NlpI, producing MKWFQTVTLSLSVMLAAGCASTTDNTQWFYPPMAVPLQASMQQEVQIARLSQLLLRSNLSDELRAKMLYERGSYYDSVGLRDLARLDYSQSLQINPAQPDLYNLLGVYYTQIGEFDAAYEAFDSTLDLDPSNSYAVRNRAIALYYGDRIDLALEDIQAHYNEDPKDPFRALWLYWIELEKDPLMARQQLLDLYQDRDGQWGWVLVALTLGEVSEEQTFKAIFAGTRDNTVLAQRLTEAYFYLGKRYQHQGDYADAISMYKLAISFNVFEYVEHRYAFLELSRIFNQIKADQLAKSE from the coding sequence GTGAAATGGTTTCAAACCGTAACGCTCAGCTTAAGCGTAATGCTTGCCGCTGGATGTGCCTCAACGACGGATAATACCCAGTGGTTCTATCCACCGATGGCGGTGCCATTGCAGGCGAGTATGCAGCAAGAAGTACAGATTGCGCGTTTGTCTCAACTCCTTTTGCGTTCTAATTTGTCAGATGAATTACGCGCCAAAATGCTGTACGAACGTGGCAGTTATTATGACAGCGTGGGTTTACGTGATTTAGCCCGTTTAGACTACAGTCAGTCGCTACAGATTAATCCTGCTCAGCCCGATTTGTATAACCTACTTGGGGTTTATTACACCCAAATCGGAGAGTTTGATGCGGCTTATGAAGCGTTCGACTCAACGTTGGATCTTGACCCAAGCAATTCTTACGCCGTACGTAACCGTGCGATCGCCCTCTATTATGGCGATCGCATTGATTTAGCATTGGAAGATATTCAAGCACATTACAATGAGGATCCGAAAGACCCATTTCGTGCTTTGTGGCTATATTGGATTGAGCTAGAAAAAGACCCGCTGATGGCTCGTCAGCAGTTGTTGGATCTATATCAAGACCGTGATGGACAGTGGGGGTGGGTACTGGTGGCACTCACTCTTGGTGAGGTGTCTGAAGAGCAAACATTCAAAGCCATTTTCGCAGGCACTCGTGATAACACGGTATTGGCTCAGCGTTTAACAGAGGCCTATTTCTATCTCGGAAAACGTTATCAGCATCAAGGCGACTACGCAGATGCGATCTCGATGTACAAATTGGCGATTTCATTCAATGTTTTTGAATATGTTGAACATCGCTACGCCTTCTTGGAGCTCAGTCGTATCTTTAATCAAATCAAAGCCGACCAACTGGCGAAGAGCGAATAA
- the ubiU gene encoding ubiquinone anaerobic biosynthesis protein UbiU — protein MELLCPAGSLPALKTAIDCGADAVYIGFKDDTNARHFAGLNFNGKKLDKAVQYVHDNNKKIHVALNTFAHPDGFERWTNAVDHAAAVGVDALIVADIAVLEYASRKYPEMELHLSVQASATNVAAIDFYKNNFNVKRVVLPRVLSIHQVKQLSRNITSDVELEVFAFGSLCIMSEGRCYLSSYMTGESPNTVGACSPAKYVRWQETPQGLETRLNDILIDRYSDGENTGYPTLCKGRFMANIDGETKRYHALEEPTSLNTLSLLPELFAANVASVKIEGRQRSPAYVEQVTRTWRAAIDRYQTNPEAYQVEAAWDAALANVSEGTQTTLGAYHRKWQ, from the coding sequence ATGGAACTTTTATGTCCTGCGGGCAGCTTGCCCGCTCTAAAAACCGCTATCGATTGCGGAGCTGATGCAGTTTACATCGGCTTTAAAGACGATACTAACGCTCGCCATTTTGCCGGCCTAAACTTCAACGGCAAAAAGTTAGATAAAGCGGTGCAATACGTTCATGACAACAACAAAAAAATCCACGTAGCATTGAATACCTTTGCGCACCCGGATGGCTTTGAACGTTGGACTAACGCCGTTGATCACGCAGCAGCTGTTGGTGTTGATGCATTGATTGTCGCGGATATCGCGGTGCTTGAGTACGCATCTCGAAAATATCCAGAAATGGAGCTGCACTTGTCAGTGCAAGCGTCAGCGACTAACGTTGCAGCGATTGATTTCTACAAAAACAACTTCAACGTTAAACGTGTTGTACTGCCGCGCGTGCTGTCTATTCATCAAGTGAAACAACTGTCGCGCAACATCACCAGTGATGTAGAGCTTGAAGTGTTCGCGTTTGGTAGCCTTTGTATTATGTCAGAAGGTCGCTGTTACCTATCTTCATACATGACCGGCGAATCACCAAACACGGTTGGCGCTTGCTCTCCAGCGAAATACGTTCGTTGGCAAGAAACCCCGCAAGGTTTAGAAACGCGTTTAAATGACATTCTCATTGACCGTTACAGTGACGGCGAAAACACCGGTTACCCAACCCTGTGTAAAGGCCGCTTTATGGCGAATATCGATGGCGAGACAAAACGCTACCATGCGTTAGAAGAACCTACGAGCCTAAACACCCTATCGCTACTGCCAGAGCTTTTTGCCGCAAATGTTGCGTCAGTGAAAATTGAAGGTCGCCAACGCAGCCCTGCTTATGTAGAGCAAGTCACTCGTACTTGGCGCGCAGCAATTGACCGTTACCAAACTAATCCTGAAGCTTATCAAGTTGAAGCGGCTTGGGATGCGGCATTGGCGAATGTCTCTGAAGGCACACAAACTACACTCGGCGCTTACCACCGTAAATGGCAATAA
- the ubiT gene encoding ubiquinone anaerobic biosynthesis accessory factor UbiT — protein sequence MINKIRTQLVQNAASILRSPVHILPHSVQKKALLDGLKLVFKEALEDGDFEFLEDKWLKVEIKDMNLAWFISYQDEKLVVADKPVTEDVSFSGNLNDLVLIAGRKEDPDTLFFQRRLSIEGDTELGLEVKNLMDSVDLELLPKPMQILLNQLADFVHKGVQSPTMQKEVAHAYTN from the coding sequence GTGATTAACAAGATTCGCACTCAATTAGTTCAAAATGCAGCATCAATTTTGCGATCTCCAGTCCATATATTGCCTCATTCTGTACAAAAAAAAGCCTTGCTTGATGGGCTAAAACTAGTCTTCAAAGAGGCTCTAGAAGACGGTGATTTTGAATTCCTTGAAGATAAGTGGCTAAAAGTTGAGATAAAAGATATGAATCTTGCTTGGTTTATTAGCTACCAAGATGAAAAGCTTGTTGTCGCTGATAAACCAGTAACGGAAGATGTCTCTTTCTCTGGTAACTTAAACGACTTAGTGTTGATTGCTGGCCGTAAAGAAGATCCAGATACGCTATTTTTCCAACGTCGCTTATCGATTGAAGGCGATACCGAATTAGGTTTGGAAGTGAAAAACTTGATGGATAGCGTAGATCTAGAGCTTTTGCCAAAACCAATGCAAATTTTGCTTAATCAACTAGCCGACTTTGTGCATAAAGGCGTACAATCGCCAACAATGCAGAAAGAGGTAGCACATGCTTATACGAACTGA
- a CDS encoding MarR family winged helix-turn-helix transcriptional regulator, translated as MQLEESLMDLERFCSKAWRQHGNDDPMCQLSFNEFDYLKVIQQHPQGVRITDLAQELCVTKPSASNMVTRLAKKNLVRTIACSEDARAKRVVLTDWMIENMSFERVVYQQIATDLNAQLSEQEAQQLVALLNKALKK; from the coding sequence ATGCAATTAGAAGAGAGCTTAATGGATTTGGAACGCTTTTGTTCCAAAGCTTGGCGACAACATGGTAATGATGATCCTATGTGTCAGCTAAGTTTTAATGAGTTCGATTATTTAAAAGTGATTCAGCAGCATCCGCAGGGTGTGCGGATTACCGACTTAGCGCAAGAGCTTTGTGTGACCAAACCTTCGGCTTCAAATATGGTAACGCGGTTAGCTAAGAAAAACTTAGTTCGCACCATTGCTTGTAGTGAAGATGCACGCGCAAAACGGGTGGTATTAACCGATTGGATGATTGAAAATATGTCGTTTGAGAGAGTTGTTTACCAGCAAATCGCCACCGATCTTAATGCACAGCTGAGTGAGCAAGAAGCGCAGCAATTAGTCGCGCTGCTGAATAAAGCACTTAAGAAATAA
- a CDS encoding GNAT family N-acetyltransferase, with product MLIRTEAPADILVIDRLLKQTFETEAEANLVMALRENGKLTLSLVACNDEGEVVGHAMFSPVTLEGEDLNWQGLAPLAVREDYRKQGIAERMVREGIESLRDFGYPACVVLGDPAYYSRFGFIASEQHDFRCEWEVPAGAFQVLAIAEQEFAGRSGLIEYSPEFADL from the coding sequence ATGCTTATACGAACTGAAGCGCCAGCGGATATTCTGGTCATTGATCGCCTACTCAAACAAACATTTGAAACCGAGGCGGAAGCAAACTTGGTGATGGCACTACGCGAAAATGGCAAGTTGACGCTTTCGCTGGTGGCATGTAATGACGAAGGTGAAGTGGTTGGTCACGCGATGTTTAGTCCAGTAACCCTAGAGGGTGAGGATTTAAACTGGCAGGGCTTAGCGCCACTTGCGGTACGTGAAGATTACCGCAAGCAAGGTATTGCTGAGCGTATGGTACGTGAAGGTATTGAATCTCTGCGCGACTTTGGTTATCCAGCGTGTGTGGTGTTAGGCGATCCTGCTTATTATTCACGCTTTGGATTTATTGCCTCAGAGCAGCATGATTTCCGTTGTGAATGGGAAGTGCCTGCTGGTGCATTCCAAGTATTAGCGATTGCTGAACAAGAATTTGCTGGACGCTCAGGTTTGATTGAGTACAGTCCAGAGTTTGCTGATCTATAA
- a CDS encoding U32 family peptidase — protein MKYALGPLLYFWPKQDIESFYQQATQSSADIIYLGETVCSKRREMKPAHWFDIAKELADSGKQVVLSTMALLEAPSEVNIMKKYIDNGDFTIEANDVSAVQLAFENKVPFVVGPAINTYNAHTLNLFLKQGMVRWCMPVELSREWLSNVLIQCEELGIRNKFEVEVFSHGYLPLAYSARCFTARAENRAKDDCETCCIKYPTGIQVKSQEGQEVFNLNGIQTQSGYCYNLVNDLPSMQGLVDVVRLSPLGLDTFSELNRFRANEQGQNPIQIADRQCNGYWHRLAGLEIQS, from the coding sequence ATGAAATACGCACTTGGCCCATTGCTTTATTTCTGGCCAAAACAAGATATCGAAAGTTTCTATCAACAAGCAACGCAAAGCTCTGCTGATATCATTTACCTCGGTGAAACGGTTTGTTCAAAACGTCGTGAGATGAAACCTGCTCATTGGTTTGATATTGCCAAAGAGCTCGCAGATAGCGGTAAGCAAGTGGTGCTTTCTACGATGGCACTGCTCGAAGCGCCAAGTGAAGTCAATATCATGAAAAAGTACATTGATAATGGTGATTTCACGATTGAAGCGAACGATGTTTCTGCCGTGCAATTGGCATTTGAGAACAAAGTACCTTTCGTGGTTGGCCCTGCGATCAACACTTATAACGCTCACACTCTCAACCTATTCCTTAAACAAGGCATGGTGCGTTGGTGTATGCCGGTAGAACTGTCACGTGAGTGGTTGAGCAATGTACTGATTCAATGTGAAGAGCTTGGTATTCGCAATAAGTTTGAGGTAGAGGTCTTTAGCCACGGTTACCTGCCCCTGGCCTACTCTGCGCGCTGCTTTACGGCCCGTGCAGAAAACCGCGCCAAAGACGACTGTGAAACTTGCTGTATTAAATACCCAACAGGTATTCAAGTAAAAAGCCAAGAAGGCCAGGAAGTGTTTAACCTCAATGGTATTCAGACTCAGTCTGGCTATTGCTACAACTTAGTAAACGACCTACCAAGCATGCAAGGTCTGGTCGACGTTGTGCGCCTGAGCCCACTGGGTTTAGACACCTTCTCTGAACTGAACCGTTTCCGTGCCAATGAGCAAGGTCAAAACCCAATTCAGATTGCCGATCGTCAATGTAATGGCTACTGGCACCGTCTAGCCGGTCTGGAAATTCAGTCATAA